TTGCACCCATGCGCCACTTCCGTGATGAACTGGACGAAAAGGGGCGGCAAGTGCTCTACCACGCACTGCCCACCGATGGTCGAAAAGCAAGAGCCAGCAGCTTCGCCAGTCTGCTGACCACGACGCTGAACGAACACGACGTCCAAAAGATGATCGTCGTTCATCCAGGCGATCACAGGGTGCTGGAATCACTGAAAACCGTCGCTGACGAACAAAACGTTACACTGGAGATTCGTGACGACCGGCATTTCTACTGCACGATCGACCAGTTTCGTGACTGGGCCGATGGCCGAAACAGCCTGGTGCTGGAAACGTTCTATCGCCACATGCGGAAACAACACGACGTGTTGATGGACGGCGGTGATCCGGTTTCCGGTGTGTGGAACCACGACAAGGAAAACCGAGGAACGTTTGGCAAGTCCGGCCCCAGCGATGTTCCCCACACTCATCACTTTCGCCCCGATGACGTCACCCAAGACGTGATCGACATGGTGAACCAACGCTTTGACGATCATCCGGGAAAGGTCGATGCGTCGTCCTTTGATCTGCCCGTGACACGATCCGAAGCGTTGACACTGCTGCGTGAGTTCATCAAACACCGTTTGATTCACTTTGGTGATTACCAGGACGCGATGTGGTCGGATCAAAAGTACTTGTATCATTCGCGGTTGTCCCACGCGATCAACCTGCATTTGCTAAGCCCACGCGAAGTGGTCGACAAAGCCATCGCGGCATTCGACAGCGGTGAGGCACCGATCAACAGCGTGGAAGGCTTCGTGCGTCAAATCTTGGGCTGGCGTGAATTTGTTCGCGGCATCTACTGGACCCACATGCCGGACTATCAAGACCGCAATGCCCTGCAATGCGACGACGATCAGGACGTTCCGTCGTTCTTCTGGGATGGCAAAACTGACATGGCATGCGTGGCCGATGCGATGCGTTTGCTGATCGAAACGGGGTATGCCCACCACATCCAACGCTTGATGGTGCTGGGACTGTTCGCCCAGTTGTACGGGACGCATCCCGCAAAGTTTCACCAGTGGCACATGGCGATGTACAACGACGCGGTCGACTGGGTCAGCTTGCCCAACGCGCTTGGCATGTCACAGTGGGGTGACGGTGGGTTGATGGCAACCAAGCCGTACTGCGCCAGCGGCAAATACATCAAACGCATGGGAAATTACTGCAAAGAATGCCGATTCAACCCCGACGAAGCGACCGGTGACGACGCTTGTCCGTTCACGACGCTGTACTGGGACTTCTTGGACCGTCACCAACAACAGTTCAAGAACAACACACGGATGACGATGCAACTAAAG
The Crateriforma spongiae DNA segment above includes these coding regions:
- a CDS encoding cryptochrome/photolyase family protein; translated protein: MSDIRNLVIVLGDQLNHDSAALDDFDNQRDRVWMAENQEEATHVWCHKFRLVAFFAPMRHFRDELDEKGRQVLYHALPTDGRKARASSFASLLTTTLNEHDVQKMIVVHPGDHRVLESLKTVADEQNVTLEIRDDRHFYCTIDQFRDWADGRNSLVLETFYRHMRKQHDVLMDGGDPVSGVWNHDKENRGTFGKSGPSDVPHTHHFRPDDVTQDVIDMVNQRFDDHPGKVDASSFDLPVTRSEALTLLREFIKHRLIHFGDYQDAMWSDQKYLYHSRLSHAINLHLLSPREVVDKAIAAFDSGEAPINSVEGFVRQILGWREFVRGIYWTHMPDYQDRNALQCDDDQDVPSFFWDGKTDMACVADAMRLLIETGYAHHIQRLMVLGLFAQLYGTHPAKFHQWHMAMYNDAVDWVSLPNALGMSQWGDGGLMATKPYCASGKYIKRMGNYCKECRFNPDEATGDDACPFTTLYWDFLDRHQQQFKNNTRMTMQLKNLQRKDSSQMNAIRDRAQKIRRDELDL